From a single Glycine soja cultivar W05 chromosome 19, ASM419377v2, whole genome shotgun sequence genomic region:
- the LOC114400117 gene encoding autophagy-related protein 9-like yields MFSRQRGASAFSIFKWKHPGASSLTTALLQEDLPEIELSDYGKIPSPGSESPSGLLNGESLNVEPISDLDLFSERLYSYYCEKGLWCIVIKWIVELLSLGFTICFSGFFLLYVDWNGLRNAKCGMDAVESGIKPCDLAKEALHQHPLTPLTLTKSIIVGYLGIFSIYLIFCFLRFFAQLKDTLEIRHFYYNNLHVTDNEIQTMPWATILEKVVLVQRSRQLCVVKDLSAHDIVMRLMRKENYLIGMLNKGVLAFPISQWFPGAGPTVNSSSNGTQNRVILTKTLEWTLNWCILQSMFDRNFCVRRDFVSNPKTLRKRLMVVGLAMLLVSPFLVIFMLVYLFLRHAEQFYNHPSTASSQRWSNLSRWIFREFNEVDHLFKHRINCGVLHASDYLKQFPSPIISIIAKFISFVSGGFAAILIIIAFLEESLLEGHVFGRNLFWYAAVFGTITAISRAAITNEVLVLDADGAMSMVVQHTHYMPKRWRGKESTEMVHVEFETLFQYTGMMLLEEMASIFLTPYLLLCIVPKRVDDILQFIADFTVNVEGVGHVCSFSAFDFQEHGNSHYGSPCNAPRSRRSSQGKMEKSLLSFQSSYPSWEPSALGKRFLLNLRRFREETLPVHGNVHAPSPPRMWRGSPNIGDRYRFISREMLYSTRDNHLGSLWLVEANQNNHPYLLDWYYTSRSHDTNPGDVPLEEPFGSHDVNLGDVHLEPFGVIKHSSREFLMAPSNLTQNESGYEEYSDEFHDGWAASHLGTSTSAPIFRKSVIHNQSYNELSHTTSSHWWARSDPRGGQTQTSIFEPPAFNHQTYDYHDKFSDRESEDQDHEQSMYSRDDHRLSRTYTDDLGAGEFNLHFDDIYSRPPETPPASF; encoded by the exons ATGTTTAGCAGGCAAAGGGGTGCCAGTGCTTTTAGTATATTCAAATGGAAACATCCAGGTGCATCATCTCTGACAACAGCTTTACTTCAGGAAGACCTGCCGGAGATTGAATTGTCTGATTATGGAAAGATCCCTAGTCCAGGCAGTGAGAGCCCTTCAGGGCTTCTGAATGGTGAGAGCCTAAATGTAGAGCCAATTAGTGATTTGGATCTCTTCTCTGAAAGGCTTTACAGCTACTATTGTGAGAAAGGGCTATGGTGCATCGTTATAAAGTGGATTGTTGAACTTCTTAGTCTGGGGTTCACCATATGTTTTTCaggattttttttactatatgttGATTGGAATGGGCTCCGTAATGCTAAGTGTGGGATGGATGCAGTTGAATCTGGAATTAAGCCCTGTGATCTTGCTAAAGAAGCTCTTCATCAACACCCTTTAACCCCACTAACACTTACCAAATCTATTATTGTTGGATACTTGGGAATATTTTCCATCTATTTGATTTTTTGCTTCTTGAGATTCTTTGCTCAACTAAAGGATACTCTGGAAATCCGGCATTTTTACTACAACAA TCTCCATGTTACCGACAATGAAATCCAAACCATGCCCTGGGCTACAATTCTTGAAAAAGTTGTTCTGGTACAAAGGTCTCGTCAACTTTGTGTGGTAAAAGATCTTTCTGCCCATGACATTGTCATGCGGTTGATGAGGAAGGAGAACTACTTAATTGGAATGCTCAACAAGGGTGTACTAGCTTTCCCTATTTCACAGTGGTTTCCAGGTGCTGGTCCTACAGTGAATTCTAGTTCTAATGGAACACAGAATCGTGTAATACTAACCAAGACCCTTGAGTGGACTTTGAATTGGTGCATCCTGCAGAGCATGTTTGATCG AAACTTTTGTGTCAGAAGGGATTTTGTGTCAAATCCAAAGACATTACGAAAAAGGCTAATGGTAGTTGGGCTTGCAATGCTTTTAGTCTCTCCATTTCTAGTCATATTCATGCTGGTATATCTCTTTCTGAGGCATGCTGAGCAATTTTATAATCACCCTAGCACGGCATCATCTCAAAGATGGTCAAATTTGTCAAGGTGGATCTTTAGGGAATTCAATGag GTGGACCATCTCTTCAAGCACCGGATTAATTGTGGTGTATTGCATGCTTCTGATTATCTCAAGCAGTTTCCTTCACCTATCATATCTATCATTGCAAAATTCATATCTTTTGTATCGGGTGGCTTTGCTGCAATTCTGATCATCATTGCTTTTCTCGAGGAGTCTCTACTAGAGGGCCAT GTATTTGGTCGGAACTTGTTTTGGTATGCTGCTGTTTTTGGAACTATAACTGCCATTAGCCGGGCTGCCATTACCAATGAGGTTCTAGTCTTAGACGCTGATGGAGCAATGTCTATGGTGGTCCAACATACACATTATATGCCAAAGAGATGGCGTGGCAAAGAAAGTACTGAAATGGTCCATGTTGAGTTTGAAACCTTATTCCAG TATACTGGAATGATGTTACTTGAGGAGATGGCCTCAATTTTCCTCACTCCATACTTACTTTTGTGTATTGTCCCAAAG CGGGTTGATGATATCTTGCAGTTCATTGCTGATTTCACTGTAAATGTTGAAGGTGTTGGCCATGTTTGCAG TTTTAGTGCCTTTGATTTTCAAGAGCATGGAAACAGTCATTATGGTTCCCCTTGCAATGCACCTCGTAGCCGGAGGAGTTCCCAAGGGAAGATGGAGAAATCATTGCTGAG CTTTCAGAGTAGTTACCCATCATGGGAACCAAGTGCTCTGGGGAAGCGGTTTTTGCTAAATCTTAGAAGATTTAGAGAGGAAACGTTACCTGTACATGGAAACGTACATGCACCTTCCCCTCCTAGAATGTGGAGGGGTAGTCCCAATATTGGAGACAGATACAGGTTTATATCCAGGGAAATGCTATACAGTACTCGTGACAATCACTTGGGTTCTTTGTGGTTGGTTGAAGCTAACCAAAACAATCATCCTTATCTTCTTGATTGGTACTATACATCCCGATCTCATGACACAAATCCAGGAGACGTTCCTTTAGAAGAACCATTTGGATCTCATGATGTGAATCTGGGAGATGTGCATTTAGAACCATTTGGAGTAATAAAGCatagttctagagagtttttgATGGCCCCCTCCAACTTGACACAGAATGAAAGTGGGTATGAGGAATACTCAGACGAGTTTCATGATGGTTGGGCTGCATCACATCTTGGAACTTCCACTTCAGCTCCCATCTTCAGGAAAAGCGTGATCCACAATCAAAGTTATAATGAACTGTCCCATACTACCAGCAGTCATTGGTGGGCTAGAAGTGATCCACGGGGTGGACAGACTCAGACAAGCATTTTTGAGCCTCCAGCTTTCAACCACCAAACATATGATTATCATGATAAGTTTTCTGATAGAGAATCAGAGGATCAAGATCATGAACAAAGCATGTATTCTAGAGATGATCACAGATTATCTAGAACATACACAGATGACTTAGGGGCAGGGgaatttaatcttcattttgatgatatttacaGCAGACCTCCAGAAACTCCACCTGCAAGCTTTTGA